From a single Chlamydia muridarum str. Nigg genomic region:
- a CDS encoding MYG1 family protein, which translates to MQIPRSVGTHDGSFHADEVTACALLIMFDLVDKDKIIRTRDSEKLAQCEYVCDVGGRYSIADKRFDHHQVSYTGSWSSAGMVLDYLHHLGSLPHEEYEYLNSTLVHGVDEQDNGRFFSKEGFCSFSDIIKIYNPLEEGGNTDKEFFFALHFAIDLLTRLREKFRYDRICRDVVKQVMEKEDVCLRFDRPLAWQENFFSLGGENHPAAFVSFPCSDQWILRGIPPTLDRRMEVRIPFPEDWAGLLGDQLVKATGIPGAIFCHKGLFLSVWDSRESCEEALNLVLKQQGVV; encoded by the coding sequence ATGCAAATTCCAAGAAGTGTTGGCACACATGACGGTTCTTTTCACGCAGATGAAGTGACGGCTTGCGCTTTGTTGATTATGTTTGACCTTGTTGACAAGGACAAAATTATTCGCACCAGAGATTCTGAAAAATTAGCGCAATGCGAGTATGTTTGTGATGTAGGGGGGCGGTACTCTATAGCGGATAAGCGTTTTGATCATCATCAGGTGTCTTATACTGGTTCATGGAGTAGTGCAGGGATGGTTCTTGATTATTTGCATCATCTAGGATCCCTTCCGCATGAAGAGTACGAATATCTCAATAGCACATTAGTGCATGGTGTAGATGAACAGGATAACGGCCGTTTTTTCTCTAAGGAAGGATTTTGCTCTTTCTCTGATATTATTAAAATTTATAATCCCCTGGAAGAGGGAGGGAACACTGATAAGGAATTTTTCTTTGCTTTGCATTTTGCGATAGATCTGCTTACTCGTTTACGGGAAAAGTTTCGTTATGATCGTATTTGTCGTGACGTTGTTAAGCAAGTAATGGAAAAAGAAGATGTCTGTTTGCGCTTTGATCGTCCATTAGCTTGGCAAGAAAATTTTTTCTCCTTAGGAGGAGAAAATCATCCGGCGGCTTTTGTTAGTTTCCCCTGTTCAGATCAATGGATTTTGAGAGGAATTCCTCCTACTTTGGATCGTCGAATGGAGGTGCGGATTCCTTTTCCAGAGGATTGGGCAGGGTTGCTTGGGGATCAATTGGTTAAGGCTACAGGGATTCCTGGAGCGATTTTTTGCCATAAAGGGTTATTCCTCTCTGTTTGGGATAGTCGGGAAAGTTGCGAAGAAGCACTGAATTTGGTGTTAAAACAGCAGGGGGTAGTATGA
- a CDS encoding ABC transporter substrate-binding protein: MLLRKICSYLFCSSLACSFISVIAVSFRAEPTAPSIAIFASFSHNSLSECIDSCQQELASFGNMPSISLFNAEDNVVKARKIARNLHKDPNIVSIITLGPIATKVMSQIETQKPIIYAVVPDGEALRFPKEQSNIYGVNDSVDTNQCCFAIHAVTNNATSLVYLQPHEPFPSSLQEEITTKLRASGIKVTGLPISASNVSSRIQFISENRPSAVFFPLSALSEKMGTSFIQSILKENIPLITNDSSLVTRGACAACSVDYKLSGKQIAYIVRYLLSKKNKEENLSQISAEPILSKITFNEEIIRSLGLPFNIAPVHQFVSFHSSDNTGFPAIQTP; the protein is encoded by the coding sequence ATGCTTTTGCGAAAAATTTGCAGCTATCTTTTTTGTAGTTCCTTAGCCTGCTCCTTTATTTCCGTGATCGCAGTTTCCTTTCGTGCGGAACCAACAGCCCCTAGCATAGCTATATTTGCTTCATTCTCACATAACTCCCTTAGTGAATGTATCGATAGCTGTCAACAGGAGCTTGCTAGTTTTGGGAACATGCCCTCCATCTCATTATTCAATGCTGAAGATAATGTAGTCAAAGCAAGGAAAATTGCTCGAAACCTTCATAAAGATCCTAATATTGTCTCAATCATTACTCTAGGGCCTATCGCCACTAAAGTAATGAGCCAAATTGAAACACAAAAGCCTATTATTTACGCAGTAGTCCCAGATGGAGAAGCCCTTCGCTTTCCTAAAGAGCAGTCCAATATATATGGGGTTAATGACAGTGTGGATACTAACCAATGCTGCTTTGCTATTCACGCAGTAACCAATAACGCTACTTCATTGGTTTATTTGCAACCCCATGAACCTTTCCCCTCTTCCCTACAAGAAGAAATTACTACAAAGCTCCGAGCCTCAGGCATTAAAGTTACAGGCCTGCCGATCTCTGCTTCAAATGTTTCTTCCCGCATTCAATTTATTTCGGAAAACCGGCCTTCTGCAGTCTTCTTTCCGCTATCTGCCTTATCAGAAAAAATGGGGACCTCGTTCATTCAAAGTATCTTAAAAGAAAATATCCCGCTCATCACAAACGACTCTTCTCTTGTTACGAGGGGTGCCTGCGCAGCATGCAGCGTTGACTATAAATTATCTGGAAAGCAAATAGCCTATATCGTTCGTTACTTACTTAGTAAAAAAAATAAAGAGGAGAACCTCAGCCAAATTAGTGCGGAGCCGATTCTTTCAAAAATCACTTTTAATGAAGAAATCATTCGATCTTTAGGTCTGCCTTTTAATATAGCTCCTGTCCACCAATTTGTATCATTCCACTCATCAGATAATACAGGATTTCCTGCTATACAAACTCCCTAA
- a CDS encoding LL-diaminopimelate aminotransferase: protein MKRNPNFTSLTQNYLFSDLRNRIAQFHSENPQHQVINLSIGDTTQPLDTSVAEAFSQAIARFSSPSTYCGYGPDFGLPSLRQKLSEKLYHGCVNAEEIFISDGAKVDLFRLLSFFGPNQIVAVQDPSYPAYIDIARLTGAKEIVSLPCLQENDFLPVFPENTHIDILCLCSPNNPTGTALNKNQLRAIVRYAIEHNILILFDAAYSAFISAPSLPKSIFEIPDARFCAIEINSFSKSLGFAGIRLGWTVIPKELTYEDGQPIIRDWKRFLSTTFNGASIPAQEAATAGLSTLSKLEAVHYYKENSHLLKTSLLKAGFQVFGGEHAPYLWVKPTIETVPYRDLFDFFLQEYHIAITPGIGFGLCGSGFVRFSSLGKREDVLVACERLQMTPALQ from the coding sequence ATGAAGAGAAATCCCAATTTCACATCTTTAACACAGAATTACTTGTTTTCAGATTTACGCAATCGAATTGCTCAGTTTCATTCAGAAAATCCCCAGCATCAAGTAATCAATTTATCTATTGGAGATACCACTCAACCTTTGGATACTAGTGTCGCAGAAGCTTTTTCCCAGGCTATTGCACGCTTTAGTTCTCCATCAACTTATTGTGGATATGGACCGGATTTTGGATTGCCTTCCCTAAGACAAAAATTATCTGAAAAGCTTTATCATGGCTGTGTTAATGCAGAAGAAATCTTCATTTCTGATGGAGCAAAAGTCGATCTTTTTCGCTTACTGTCTTTTTTCGGCCCGAATCAAATAGTTGCTGTTCAGGATCCCTCTTATCCCGCTTATATCGATATTGCTCGCTTAACAGGTGCAAAAGAGATTGTTTCTCTCCCTTGCTTACAAGAGAATGATTTTCTCCCTGTATTTCCGGAAAACACCCACATTGACATTCTATGTCTATGCTCCCCGAATAATCCAACGGGAACGGCTTTAAACAAGAATCAACTGCGGGCGATTGTACGCTATGCAATAGAGCATAATATTCTTATTTTGTTCGATGCTGCTTACAGTGCTTTTATTTCGGCCCCTTCTCTTCCTAAAAGCATCTTTGAAATCCCTGATGCACGGTTCTGCGCCATAGAAATCAATTCTTTCTCTAAATCACTCGGATTTGCTGGCATTCGATTAGGCTGGACAGTCATTCCTAAAGAGTTGACTTACGAAGATGGACAGCCCATTATCCGTGATTGGAAACGTTTTCTATCAACAACTTTTAATGGTGCTTCCATCCCAGCACAAGAAGCTGCGACTGCTGGACTCTCTACTCTTTCTAAACTTGAAGCAGTCCATTATTACAAAGAAAATAGCCATTTGCTGAAAACCTCTCTATTGAAAGCCGGATTTCAAGTATTCGGCGGAGAACATGCCCCCTATTTATGGGTCAAACCTACGATAGAAACTGTTCCTTATAGAGATCTTTTTGACTTTTTCTTACAAGAATACCATATCGCAATTACACCTGGGATTGGGTTTGGTCTTTGTGGTTCTGGGTTTGTTCGCTTTTCCTCTCTTGGAAAGCGAGAAGACGTATTAGTAGCCTGTGAACGTTTACAAATGACTCCTGCTCTACAATAA
- a CDS encoding LOG family protein: protein MTLFHTHHDAVSPDGYLCSSLQLVGSGTYEGEIEIQNIPSYFLGFRLPTHCVHLNLKSSLAQLGVDASLLHCELSKNQQRAHMHVQFTGYGPIAESMLSLLKPGDRVAKLFAADDRRLVRSPDYLESMLKNTDKTGHPLLRFGKKLEHLISFDVVDDRLVVSLPTLPGIVNYDPDIYGLLPLIQKSLSNPKLSIRHFLSLYQKIVEGPHIPYEGNILLIKTEPLHIRTVFARVVDQMLPQGLFHTSANILEPTTRESGDIFEFFGNPSTLVERIPLEFFTIEPYKEHSYFCNRDLLQTTLQSESEIKKIFDTAPQEPVKAATYLSKGSEISSLDADSWLTGSAAAYQCSEKQAAKDEYIHAQPCYPFLEAMETGLINSEGALLTRFFPSSSLKGMLISYHVRHYLKQIYFQVPSYTYGDYFSHNDRGLLLDLYQANIDVFWADEESGRVLQYTKRRDKNSGMFVVKNRVEEFQSAYFVAIYGSRLLENNFSAQLNTLLAGLQKAAHTLGIPGFSKPTPLAVITGGGTGVMATGNRVAKELGILSCGTVLDLEASPAQIDQPANEFLDAKMTYRLPQLIERQEHFYSDLAILVVGGVGTDFELYLELVYLKTGAKPPTPIFLIGPVEYWKEKVAHAYEINLKAGTIRGSEWISNCLFCITSPEAGIAVFEQFLAGELPIGYDYPPAPDGLVIV, encoded by the coding sequence ATGACACTCTTTCACACTCATCACGATGCCGTCTCTCCGGACGGCTACTTATGTTCTTCCCTTCAGTTAGTTGGCTCTGGCACATATGAAGGAGAAATCGAAATCCAAAATATTCCTTCTTATTTCCTTGGATTCCGATTACCCACCCATTGCGTTCATCTTAATTTGAAGAGTTCTCTAGCCCAGTTAGGAGTAGATGCATCTCTTCTTCACTGCGAACTAAGCAAAAATCAACAACGTGCACATATGCACGTGCAGTTCACCGGCTATGGCCCTATCGCTGAGTCCATGCTATCTCTTCTCAAACCCGGAGATCGAGTAGCCAAACTGTTTGCTGCAGATGATCGTAGACTAGTCCGCTCCCCTGATTATCTTGAAAGCATGCTAAAAAATACTGATAAGACAGGACATCCTCTGCTCCGATTTGGAAAAAAACTCGAGCATCTTATCTCTTTTGATGTGGTGGACGATCGCCTCGTTGTATCACTCCCCACCTTGCCAGGCATAGTCAATTATGACCCAGACATCTATGGACTTCTTCCCTTAATTCAAAAATCACTAAGCAATCCTAAATTGAGTATTCGCCACTTCTTGTCTCTCTATCAGAAGATCGTAGAAGGACCACACATCCCTTATGAAGGAAACATTTTGTTAATCAAAACAGAGCCTCTTCATATCCGCACAGTATTTGCTCGCGTGGTCGATCAAATGCTCCCTCAAGGTCTATTTCACACTTCTGCCAACATTTTAGAACCCACAACGCGAGAGTCTGGAGATATTTTTGAATTTTTTGGAAATCCCTCCACTCTTGTAGAAAGAATCCCTCTAGAATTCTTCACTATCGAACCCTACAAAGAACACTCTTACTTCTGTAATCGAGATCTATTGCAAACTACCTTGCAATCGGAAAGTGAAATCAAAAAAATATTCGATACAGCTCCTCAAGAGCCTGTAAAAGCCGCCACTTATTTATCAAAAGGAAGTGAAATTTCTTCTCTTGATGCAGATTCTTGGCTTACGGGATCCGCAGCTGCATACCAATGTAGCGAAAAACAGGCAGCTAAAGACGAATACATCCACGCTCAACCCTGTTATCCATTTTTGGAAGCAATGGAAACGGGACTCATCAATAGCGAAGGAGCTTTACTCACTCGGTTTTTCCCCTCTTCCAGCTTAAAAGGGATGTTGATCTCCTATCATGTACGCCACTATCTTAAGCAAATTTACTTTCAAGTTCCTTCTTATACATATGGAGACTACTTCTCTCATAATGACCGAGGATTACTGTTAGATCTATATCAGGCGAACATTGATGTGTTCTGGGCTGATGAAGAGAGCGGCCGTGTATTGCAATATACAAAACGGCGCGACAAAAATAGTGGAATGTTCGTCGTTAAAAATCGAGTAGAAGAGTTCCAATCAGCATATTTCGTAGCGATTTATGGATCACGTCTCCTGGAAAATAATTTCTCGGCCCAACTAAACACGCTTCTTGCAGGGTTACAAAAAGCTGCACACACTCTAGGCATTCCAGGCTTCTCAAAACCCACTCCTCTTGCCGTAATCACAGGAGGAGGGACTGGCGTTATGGCTACAGGAAATCGTGTTGCAAAAGAGTTGGGAATTCTTTCTTGCGGGACCGTTCTCGATTTGGAAGCTTCACCTGCACAAATAGATCAGCCTGCAAACGAATTTTTAGATGCCAAAATGACATACCGTCTACCGCAACTTATAGAAAGACAAGAACATTTTTATTCAGACCTTGCCATTTTAGTTGTTGGTGGTGTTGGAACAGATTTCGAACTTTACCTAGAACTCGTCTACTTGAAAACAGGCGCCAAACCTCCTACTCCAATTTTCCTTATTGGGCCTGTTGAATACTGGAAAGAGAAAGTTGCTCATGCCTATGAGATTAATCTTAAAGCAGGAACTATTCGTGGTTCTGAGTGGATCAGCAACTGCTTATTCTGCATTACATCTCCTGAAGCAGGAATTGCTGTATTCGAACAGTTCCTCGCTGGAGAACTTCCCATAGGATATGATTATCCTCCAGCTCCAGACGGATTAGTTATCGTCTAA
- the aroF gene encoding 3-deoxy-7-phosphoheptulonate synthase, giving the protein MEKERVPLPNVFDPNRSSAVCLSDILSIGRGRAPIIIAGPCTLESQEHAISLGLKVKKSGAHIFRGSIRKPRTNPYSFQGWSPDCVVWHSRAKAVHGLLTETEVLDVRDVEITAEHVDLLRIGARNMQNFVLLDEVSRSHRPVILKRNPAATVKEWLGAAEYLLRSASCPGVILCERGIRSFETSTRYTLDLNSVAWVKKETSLPVIVDPSHAAGIRDLVLPLARAAVALGADGVMIEVHEHPELALCDGAQHILPSELEEFAFWMQKTSALSKEEVFV; this is encoded by the coding sequence ATGGAAAAAGAACGGGTTCCTCTTCCCAATGTGTTTGATCCAAATCGGAGCTCAGCTGTTTGTTTGTCTGACATTCTATCTATTGGTAGGGGGAGGGCTCCTATTATTATTGCTGGGCCTTGTACTTTAGAAAGTCAAGAACATGCAATTTCCTTAGGGTTAAAAGTTAAGAAATCTGGGGCACATATTTTTCGAGGTTCTATTCGCAAGCCCCGAACCAATCCTTATTCCTTTCAAGGCTGGTCTCCGGATTGTGTAGTTTGGCATAGTCGAGCAAAGGCCGTTCATGGATTACTCACAGAAACAGAGGTTTTAGATGTTCGTGATGTTGAAATTACAGCAGAGCATGTGGATCTTTTGCGAATAGGGGCTCGTAATATGCAGAATTTTGTTCTGCTTGATGAAGTGAGCCGGAGTCATCGTCCGGTCATTTTAAAGAGGAATCCTGCTGCTACAGTTAAAGAGTGGCTTGGTGCGGCAGAATATTTGTTGCGTAGTGCGAGTTGTCCTGGTGTGATTCTTTGTGAAAGAGGGATTCGCTCTTTCGAAACGTCAACTCGGTACACTCTTGATTTGAATTCCGTAGCATGGGTTAAGAAAGAGACGTCCTTACCTGTTATTGTGGATCCTTCTCATGCGGCAGGAATCCGAGATTTAGTTCTGCCGCTAGCTCGTGCTGCAGTAGCTCTTGGAGCAGATGGAGTGATGATAGAAGTGCATGAGCACCCAGAGTTAGCTTTATGTGATGGAGCTCAACATATCCTCCCTAGCGAATTAGAGGAATTTGCATTTTGGATGCAAAAAACAAGCGCATTATCGAAAGAAGAAGTTTTCGTATAG
- a CDS encoding DUF167 domain-containing protein produces the protein MLEGFWVLEIRVTTKARENKVVSLEDGILRVRVTEAPERGKANDAVVALLAKFLSIPKNDVTLIAGEASRRKKVLLPRAIKAFLFEQFPQTSSPDAGKKC, from the coding sequence TTGTTAGAAGGCTTTTGGGTTTTAGAGATTAGAGTTACTACAAAGGCGCGAGAAAATAAGGTCGTAAGCTTGGAAGATGGTATACTAAGGGTCCGGGTGACCGAGGCGCCAGAAAGGGGCAAGGCTAATGATGCCGTTGTAGCATTGCTTGCAAAATTTTTGTCTATTCCTAAGAACGATGTCACTTTGATAGCGGGAGAGGCTTCTCGTAGGAAGAAGGTATTATTACCTAGAGCTATTAAAGCCTTTTTATTTGAGCAATTTCCCCAAACATCTTCCCCTGATGCAGGGAAAAAATGTTAG
- a CDS encoding CT392 family protein, translated as MSSIQGKGTAGPSPEGIPNSREDGEMNPEGVTISGQTVSFTSVSKSASADDIQQVALPIIQSDSLASSPILGGAIGEIEVADMVAEVVENNEANVQQLDEDLEAIFQAIDAGEEQLESLEVKNKSSLKGVRYSSGRHGMDRNKSSSLSPERTRLANIRTSLRSTASRMRHHAGLVSSSLADLQKQLRSISQEDLKAALGKDSEAVLSRLRKLGLDVNKKGEWRLRTNGDIGRLNQSIHDLSLLVENVNDEGILSLNKEASEEEVNACCSSGSKACQFLQEHLMSALRAIYQQILRFLNWISRKIGVGSKRTDDYYTRPGVFTNPYASYLGANPPINDPRSLRERLRGGGALSGEDTLFSMPQDDSVDSESVSDDDRGSR; from the coding sequence ATGTCTTCTATACAAGGAAAAGGAACAGCGGGGCCTTCTCCCGAAGGGATTCCCAACTCTAGGGAAGACGGAGAAATGAATCCTGAGGGAGTCACGATCTCTGGTCAGACGGTTTCTTTTACATCTGTAAGTAAGAGCGCATCCGCTGATGATATTCAACAAGTTGCTCTTCCAATCATTCAATCAGATTCCTTAGCATCGTCTCCAATTTTAGGGGGCGCTATCGGTGAAATCGAGGTAGCCGATATGGTTGCTGAGGTTGTAGAGAATAATGAAGCGAATGTTCAGCAATTAGATGAGGACCTAGAAGCTATTTTTCAAGCGATAGATGCTGGTGAGGAGCAATTAGAGTCTCTTGAGGTAAAAAATAAAAGTTCATTAAAAGGGGTACGGTATTCTAGTGGTCGTCATGGAATGGACAGAAACAAGTCTTCCAGTTTGTCACCTGAGCGTACTAGGTTAGCCAATATTCGAACTTCATTAAGAAGTACGGCAAGTAGAATGCGTCATCATGCAGGATTGGTCTCCTCATCTTTAGCAGATTTACAAAAGCAATTGCGTTCGATTTCTCAAGAAGACCTGAAGGCTGCTTTAGGGAAGGATAGTGAGGCCGTTCTTTCTCGCTTAAGAAAGTTGGGGTTGGATGTAAATAAAAAAGGGGAATGGAGACTTCGGACAAACGGAGATATCGGGCGCTTAAATCAATCCATCCATGATCTGTCCCTTTTAGTAGAGAATGTAAATGATGAAGGGATTCTGAGTCTCAATAAAGAAGCTTCTGAAGAAGAAGTAAATGCATGCTGCTCTTCAGGAAGTAAAGCATGTCAATTTTTGCAGGAGCACTTAATGAGTGCTTTGCGTGCCATTTACCAACAGATCTTGCGTTTCCTTAATTGGATTTCAAGAAAGATTGGAGTTGGTTCTAAACGAACGGACGATTACTATACGCGTCCTGGGGTATTCACTAATCCGTATGCATCTTACTTAGGGGCTAACCCTCCTATAAACGATCCGCGTTCTTTACGCGAGCGCCTACGGGGAGGTGGAGCGTTATCAGGAGAAGATACTCTTTTTTCTATGCCTCAAGATGACAGCGTGGATTCAGAATCTGTTTCTGATGATGATAGGGGGTCCCGGTAG
- a CDS encoding HIT domain-containing protein, whose protein sequence is MTTIFERIIEGAVECDKVFEDENFIVIKDKFPQAPVHLLIIPKKHIEKLQDMQSDDFSLLSEAGKIIQLMARDFGIENGYRVVINNGLEGGQSVFHLHIHLLGGGLLGSIA, encoded by the coding sequence ATGACTACAATTTTTGAACGAATTATAGAGGGAGCTGTAGAGTGTGATAAGGTTTTTGAGGATGAAAATTTTATCGTGATTAAGGATAAATTTCCTCAAGCACCAGTGCATTTGCTCATTATTCCAAAGAAGCATATTGAAAAATTACAAGATATGCAAAGCGACGATTTTTCCTTGCTTTCGGAAGCTGGGAAGATTATTCAGTTGATGGCCCGTGATTTCGGTATAGAAAATGGATATCGTGTTGTTATCAACAATGGCTTAGAAGGAGGGCAGAGCGTATTCCATCTACATATCCATCTTCTTGGTGGAGGCTTGTTAGGCTCCATAGCATAA
- a CDS encoding HEAT repeat domain-containing protein → MYFFVTCCADSSDSIRRHLLFHEYRTAAQEAKNLLGADCSLQEVRVILQALAKHHEYVSWEEAFLRSQKRFPSLAFDRDVHEDLAATFLQENIRHSSLTVRVVTILSVGLARDYRLVPIVLQALSDDSDVVREIALQVATMYGSGSLLRAVSNLAKNDPSIQVRVAAYRAAVLLEIKDLTPYLRSVIQNTQLDGTERREAWKALCSLTHSFDDVLTGIDQALMTCEMLKEYPEKYVEEDILELFSVDHPEVQVAALQVILRGGKEIRSSSIMESVRKLACDSPSARVQMQAAAILYLQGDSYGEHKLIEALSSSSSVICETASEAICSLGIKGAQLAGQFLSTVQGMRARANLAFVLLVSREKIEEAGDVIATFMHRIEPCRAIEQFLCEDQKILAPASPLQREIMKRDLAKKIIHLLVAAQYSKVKMVVAQYLAGQQVGWSFCSGLFWEEGDGESPMEPSQEESFAAALEKALFSLQREGEEAGLNAVMSLYPCSRWQDKLTILEAIACSENRIATRFLRERCLHEAASLQSAAAGALFALFK, encoded by the coding sequence ATTTACTTCTTTGTAACGTGTTGTGCGGATTCTTCTGACTCTATTAGAAGGCATTTGCTTTTTCATGAGTACCGTACAGCCGCTCAAGAGGCAAAAAATCTTCTAGGTGCGGATTGTTCTTTGCAAGAAGTCCGCGTGATTTTGCAGGCTTTGGCCAAGCATCATGAATACGTGAGTTGGGAGGAAGCTTTTCTTCGTTCCCAAAAGCGCTTTCCCTCATTGGCCTTTGATCGTGATGTTCATGAGGATCTGGCGGCAACATTCCTTCAAGAAAATATTCGGCATTCTTCGCTTACAGTGCGAGTGGTCACTATTTTATCGGTGGGGCTGGCTCGCGATTATCGATTAGTCCCTATAGTTTTACAAGCTTTGTCTGATGATAGTGATGTTGTGCGAGAGATTGCCTTACAGGTGGCTACTATGTATGGTTCTGGTAGTTTACTTCGCGCCGTAAGCAATCTAGCAAAAAATGATCCCTCTATACAAGTTCGAGTTGCTGCGTATCGTGCGGCTGTTTTGTTAGAAATTAAGGATTTAACACCTTATCTAAGAAGTGTTATTCAAAATACGCAATTAGATGGAACAGAGAGAAGAGAGGCTTGGAAGGCCTTGTGTTCGCTTACACATTCATTCGATGATGTATTAACAGGCATTGATCAAGCTTTAATGACTTGTGAGATGTTAAAAGAATATCCAGAAAAGTATGTAGAGGAAGACATTCTGGAATTATTTTCTGTAGACCATCCCGAGGTTCAGGTAGCTGCTTTGCAAGTGATTTTAAGAGGGGGTAAAGAGATTCGATCGTCGTCCATAATGGAATCTGTCCGAAAATTAGCTTGTGATTCCCCTTCTGCGCGTGTTCAGATGCAAGCTGCAGCGATTCTTTATTTACAAGGAGACTCTTATGGAGAGCATAAGTTAATTGAGGCATTATCCTCGTCTTCTAGTGTCATTTGTGAAACAGCTTCGGAAGCTATTTGCTCATTAGGCATCAAGGGGGCTCAATTAGCTGGACAGTTTTTGTCAACGGTACAGGGGATGCGTGCTCGGGCAAATCTTGCATTTGTGCTTTTAGTGAGTAGGGAAAAGATAGAGGAAGCTGGGGATGTTATAGCAACATTTATGCATAGGATTGAGCCCTGTCGGGCGATTGAACAGTTTTTATGTGAAGATCAGAAAATTCTTGCTCCAGCATCTCCTTTGCAGAGAGAAATTATGAAAAGGGATCTAGCAAAGAAGATCATCCATTTATTAGTCGCAGCTCAATACAGTAAGGTAAAAATGGTTGTTGCTCAGTATTTAGCGGGGCAACAGGTAGGCTGGAGTTTTTGTTCCGGATTATTTTGGGAAGAAGGGGATGGCGAATCCCCTATGGAACCTTCACAAGAAGAGAGCTTTGCCGCTGCTCTAGAGAAAGCGCTCTTTTCTTTGCAACGGGAGGGAGAAGAGGCTGGGCTGAATGCGGTTATGAGTCTGTATCCCTGTAGTCGTTGGCAAGACAAGTTGACTATTTTGGAAGCGATTGCTTGCTCAGAAAATAGAATAGCCACGCGGTTTTTAAGAGAGCGTTGTCTACACGAAGCAGCCTCTTTACAGTCTGCAGCAGCGGGAGCTTTATTCGCTTTATTTAAGTAA
- a CDS encoding DUF1207 domain-containing protein, with the protein MMEPLRFGYFFCILFIGLLQTVFAKEPDSCPDCKNNWKEVTHTDQLPENIIHADDACYHSGYVQALIDMHFLDSCCQVIVEDQTAYLFSLPQDDVTRNAIINLIKDLPFIQSVEICQASYQTCHHQGPYGKSSLPEQRSFCTKVCGKEAIWLPQNTILFTPLVADPRQATNSAGIRFNDEVIGKRVGSAVFGGDFIFLRLFDVSRFHGDMDIGLQGAVFSVFDLDNPDACMVNSDFFVSALLSFAVNKWSYRLRLWHLSSHLGDEFILANQLPPGKRYNRSDEAVDFFASFRYTPQIRVYGGIGYIISRDLTFPEDPLYFEGGLELRPFGLREDNLHAQPIFAMHFRFWGEHDFSIDQTYILGMEWSKFQDVGRKIRAVLEYHQGFSHEGQFVREECDYYGFRLSYGF; encoded by the coding sequence ATGATGGAACCTTTACGTTTCGGTTATTTCTTTTGCATTCTCTTTATTGGCTTATTACAAACAGTTTTTGCCAAAGAACCAGATTCTTGTCCCGACTGCAAAAACAATTGGAAAGAGGTAACTCACACAGATCAACTCCCCGAAAATATTATTCATGCTGACGATGCTTGCTATCATTCGGGCTATGTGCAAGCTCTAATTGACATGCATTTTTTAGACAGCTGTTGCCAAGTTATTGTTGAAGATCAAACTGCTTACCTATTTTCTCTTCCTCAAGATGACGTTACACGTAATGCCATCATTAATCTAATTAAAGATCTCCCATTTATACAGTCCGTTGAAATCTGCCAAGCTTCCTATCAAACCTGTCATCATCAGGGACCTTATGGCAAATCATCTCTTCCGGAACAGCGTTCCTTTTGTACAAAAGTATGTGGGAAAGAAGCCATTTGGCTACCACAAAACACCATTCTTTTCACACCTCTCGTAGCTGATCCTAGACAAGCAACCAACAGTGCAGGAATTCGATTCAATGATGAAGTTATAGGGAAACGTGTAGGATCCGCAGTGTTTGGAGGAGATTTCATCTTCTTACGATTATTTGATGTCTCCAGATTCCATGGAGACATGGATATTGGTCTCCAAGGAGCTGTATTTTCTGTGTTTGACCTGGATAACCCAGACGCTTGCATGGTGAACTCAGACTTCTTTGTTTCGGCTCTGTTGAGCTTTGCTGTGAATAAATGGAGCTACCGTTTACGACTATGGCATCTCTCTTCTCATCTTGGAGACGAATTTATTCTTGCTAATCAATTGCCTCCTGGGAAGCGTTACAATCGTAGCGATGAAGCCGTTGATTTTTTCGCATCGTTCCGATACACCCCACAAATTCGTGTCTATGGAGGGATTGGTTACATTATCAGCCGAGATTTAACTTTCCCCGAAGATCCTCTTTACTTTGAAGGAGGATTGGAACTTCGTCCCTTTGGATTGCGCGAAGATAATCTCCATGCACAACCGATCTTTGCTATGCATTTTCGTTTCTGGGGAGAGCATGACTTTTCTATAGACCAAACTTATATATTAGGTATGGAGTGGTCTAAATTCCAAGATGTTGGTAGAAAAATTCGCGCCGTATTGGAATATCACCAAGGGTTTTCTCATGAAGGACAATTCGTCCGGGAAGAATGTGATTACTATGGTTTTAGATTAAGTTATGGCTTTTAG